The Opitutales bacterium genomic sequence GGGCTACAGTTGCCTTTCGGTGCCGTAGTTCAGCGCTATCGAGGACATCATCATGTACCAAGGTTGCAACGTGGACCATTTCTACCACAGCCGCTGCTTTCACAAGCTCCCCGCTAATCTGCCCCTCGTGCGACATTCCCGTGTAGAACAGTAATATCGGGCGCAGCCGCTTTCCACTATTTGCAAGCGTGTAGGTAACTAACTCCCGGATCTCCGGCTCAAAATCATCTTTTTGAGATTCGAGCAGTCTAGACAATGTCTCCATCGCCGGAGCGATAGGAGCGTAGAGCTGGTCGAAACCTAACTTTTGAGCCCCTTTCGGAATGGCCTGAGCTGCTGCCGCCGGTAGTGTCATTTTCGGAAACGTATGTGGGGTCTTCGCAAATGCAAGGGAGATAGCCGCGTAGTTCGCAACACTGATAAGCTCTAGTAGTGATTGCTATGAGAGGAATCCATGCAGCCTGTGGATATCGTTTGCACTTTCGCAAAGAGGACCTTCTCTGCTTTTCTTGAAATCCAATTGGACAACTGAGTGGTCCGGTCTGTCGCCGGCCAAAATAAATCTCTATCTTGCGGTCACTGGCAAAAGAGATGATGGCTTTCACGAGTTGCTTTCTCTTGTAGCACAACTCGGATTCGGAGATCATATTTCCCTGCGCTTCCAAGGCGACGCGGACGTGCTATCTACCTCTCATCCAGATTGTCCAGTCGACTCGAGCAATCTCATTCTTAAGGCAATCCGCGCGTTTCGCTTAGCCTTCCCCGAATTACCTTCGGTATCAGCCCATGTCGCCAAGAAAATTCCCATGGGCGCTGGTCTTGGTGGTGGTTCTAGTAACGCAGCTACGACATTGCGCATATTGAATTGGATGACTCAGGAGCCTCTTGAAGAAGAGGAATTGAGAAAAATTGCTGCCCAGCTCGGTTCAGATTGTCCCTTGTTTTTGAGCCCAGGGCCCTGCTGGATGCGAGGTCGCGGTGAACTCCTTG encodes the following:
- the ispE gene encoding 4-(cytidine 5'-diphospho)-2-C-methyl-D-erythritol kinase, with the protein product MKSNWTTEWSGLSPAKINLYLAVTGKRDDGFHELLSLVAQLGFGDHISLRFQGDADVLSTSHPDCPVDSSNLILKAIRAFRLAFPELPSVSAHVAKKIPMGAGLGGGSSNAATTLRILNWMTQEPLEEEELRKIAAQLGSDCPLFLSPGPCWMRGRGELLEPAGEQLKSCLHDQAVIIFKPSFAIETPWAYQKLAQSNAHTPTKEAEAAARLIELNAEYLFHTGGHNDFETPIFEKYRIYAPLFSSLRRLGVHPLLSGSGSACFCTIPKTIERNSVEAVIKAAFGENAIIAQTTLA